DNA sequence from the Sulfurimonas sediminis genome:
TATTTTTTTCAAAAAAATATTAATGACTATTGAGAGTCCAAGAGCGATTATTATATAGACTAAAACATTTTGCATAGTGTTACTTTCATAATTTAATAAGACATTATATACTATAATCGCGCTTATACTTAATATATATGGAGATTTTTTAATGACTAAATTCATTTTTGTTACCGGTGGGGTATTGAGCTCCCTTGGAAAAGGGATTACAGCTGCCAGTATAGGTACTTTACTCAAACATGCCGGTAAGAATATAGGCATGCTGAAAATTGATCCATATATCAATGTCGATCCGGGTACTATGAGTCCGCTGGAACACGGGGAGGTTTTTGTGACCAAAGACGGCGCAGAAACTGATCTTGATATTGGAAACTATGAACGCTTTTTAGATAAATCTTTTTTAAAAACATCTAACTTTACAACAGGGCAGGTTTATTCAAGCGTTATAGAACGCGAACGTGCCGGTGGATATCTCGGACAGACGATTCAGGTCGTTCCTCATATTGTCGGTGAAATTGTCAAGCGTATAAAAGCAGCCGGGGAGGGGCATGACATTCTTGTTGTAGAGCTTGGCGGAACAGTGGGCGACATAGAAGGGCTCCCGTTTATGGAAGCGATTCGCCAAATGAAACACGATGATGAAGTTGCCGGTACTTTTTTTGTCCATGTAACCCTTATTCCCTACATTAAAGCAGCCGGGGAGATGAAATCAAAACCGACACAGCACTCGGTACAGGAACTTCGCCGTATCGGCATCACACCGCAGATGATTATAGCCCGAAGCGAAAATGCTCTGCCAAAAACATTTAAGAAAAAACTTGCTATGAGTTGTGATGTTGCCCCTGACAGTGTGATAGAAGCACTTGACGCGGCAAGTATTTATGATGTGCCTATGTCATTTTTACGACAAAATATCTTAAAACCGATATCCAAAGAGCTTGAACTTGGTGAAATTGTTCCCGATATGCAGGAGTGGGATTCTCTTGTGAAAAAAATCGTACAGCCAAAAGGTAAAGTTGTCATCGGTTTTGTCGGAAAATATTTGGCACTTAAAGAGTCTTACAAGTCACTTACAGAAGCGCTTATACATGCAGGAGCACATCTTGACAGCAGAGTCGAAATCTGCTGGGTAGATTCTGAAGAGATTGAAGAGAGAGGGGCAGAGACACTGCTGAACGACTGTGACGGTATTTTGGTAGCCGGCGGTTTTGGAAGCCGTGGTATCGAAGGAAAAATCCAGGCAATTGAATATGCCCGTGTCAACAAAGTACCCTATCTTGGTATCTGTCTTGGTATGCAGCTTACACTTGTTGAATATGCAAGAAACGTACTCGGCCTTGAAGGGGCAAACTCTGTCGAGTTTGATGAAAACACTCCACACCCTATGATTTATCTTATAGACAACTTTTTAGACCAGAGTGGTGGTATGCAGCTCAGAACACATCAATCACCAATGGGCGGAACACTTCGTCTAGGAGAATACCCGTGTGACACAAAAGAGGGTTCTTTACTCCGCCAAGCCTATAATGGACAAAAAACAATCTATGAAAGACACCGTCACCGCTATGAAGCAAACCCTGCGTACAGACAGCAACTTGAAGATGCCGGCATGATAGTCACAGGTGAGTCTGACGGGTTGATAGAGACAGTAGAGATTCAAGGCCATCCGTGGTTTTTAGGGGTACAGTTTCACCCAGAATTCACATCACGCCTGCAGACACCAAATCCATCTATACTAGCATTTGTCAATGCCAGTTTAAATGCTGAGTAATATACCCCACTTAAATAAATCAGACCTTTTTGCTCTGCTTGCACAAAGGTTTGACAAAGAAGACAAAAAGCTTTCCCAAATTCCAAATCCACAATTGCTTCATGATGCAGATAAAGCCGCAAAAAAAATTGCACAAGCCATACGTGCTAACAAACGTATAACGTTAGTAGGTGATTATGATGTAGACGGTGTCAGCTCTACTGCTATAGTCGTTGAATTTTTTAAACAAATCCCTTATCCTCTTGAAGCTATCATTCCCAATCGTTTTACTGATGGTTACGGTGTAAATCCTACTGTTTTGCAAAGAGTGGATGCTGACTTGGTAATAACTGTCGATAACGGAATATCTGCAATAGAAGCAGCCGATATATGCAAACAACGCGGCATAGACCTCATTATTACCGATCATCACACTCCTGGCGATGTTTTGCCGGATGCCTATGCTATCGTTGATCCAAAGCTCCCTGCATGTAACTATCCTTTTAAAGAGATATGTGGCGCACAGGTTGCCTGGCTTTTACTTGGACTTGTGAAAAAAGAGCTTGCACTCAGTATAGATATGAAGCAGTTTTTAGATATTTTGGCGATTGCAATTATTGCGGACATTATGCCTCTTGTCAACATCAACAGAACACTTGTCAAAGAAGGGCTTAGACTCCTTATGCACTCTAACAGGCCTGCCAGTGTTATTATCAGGGATTTTTTAAACAAGTCAAACATTACAAGTGAAGATATTGCATTTAACATAGCGCCGCGTATCAACTCTGCCGGGCGCCTGGAAGATGCTTCTATTGCCCTTGATTTTTATACTGCACCCGATACACATACGGCGTATAAACAGTTTGAACTCTTGGGACAGCTCAATACTCTGCGCAAAGAGACTGAAGCGCAAACAACACAAGAAGCACTCAATGCTGTCAATAAAAACGATAGAATTATTGTTGTGGCAGGTGAAAACTGGCATGAAGGTGTTGTAGGCATAGTAGCCGCCCGTTTGGTTGATAAATTTGGATCTCCTGCTATAGTTTTGAGTATAAAAGATGAAGAAGCCAAAGGGAGTGCCAGAAGTATCGGAGATGTCAATATATATGAACTCATAAAAGAAAATGAACACCTGCTCACTAAGTTTGGCGGGCATAAAATGGCAGCAGGACTGGGTTTACATGTAAAGGATACAGCAGCCTTTAGAGAAGCTCTCAACAGAAGTGCACAAAACATTCCTGATGATGATTTTATACCCAAAGAACAGATAAGTGGTATACTTAACAGTGAAGATATAGATACCGAACTGCTCACTCTGCTTGAACAGTTTGAACCCTATGGTGAGGCAAATCTCCGACCGACATTTCTTATAAAGGATGCAGAAGTTGTGAGCATTAAGCTTATGGGTGCGGACAAATCACATTCGCGCATTGAAGTCAGACAATTCCCGCACCAAAGAGAGACTATAGAGCTTATTGCTTTTCGACGTGTTTATGAGATGCCTGAGAATAAAAAGATTACATGTAGTTACTCCGTAACCAAAAATGAGTTTAACGGCAGGGTCTCTGCCCAGCTTTTAGTGAATAAAATCTTTTAGAAGCCTTGCATGCCAAAGATTTATGAGTGTCTAAAAGCCCACTCTCAAATCACTGCCTTACAGGCTTTGGACGATAATACTGTAACGATCAGTACCAAACTCCATAGTATACGGATTTTTGATGCTGATGATTGTCAAAATAAGAAAACCCTCTCCATCGCACAGTTAAATCATAGAACAACTGCCGTTGCTTTTCATCCAAGCGAAAATATTTGTGCCATAGCCAATGGTATTCAAATATATATAGTTTCTTTAACAAACAAAAGTCTTTTGCAAACTATCTATACCGACAATGGTACTGTTACTGCGCTTCATTTTATACCAGATATGCCTTATATTGTCAGTGCTACAAACGAGGGCAGGGTTATGCTCTACCGGCATGACACTCAAAGAGAAATAGCCCGTCTTATCTCGTTTAAACACCACTACATCAATGCTTTTGCTTTTCACAGAAACTATATGGCATGCAGCGGCTACGGAGGTTATGTCAGTATAATTCATCTGCAGTCCCACCGACAGATAAAGAAACTCTGTGTTTCCAAAGTAGCTGTCGGGGCTTTATGCTTTATAAACGAGCAGACGCTTATGCTTGGCAGTCATGATGGCACACTCTATGTACAGAAACTTCACAAAGATGAAAAAAACTTCTCTTTGCATATGCCTTTTGGTGCAATAAAAAATATTATATATTTCCCCCGGACTGATTTTGCACTTGTAAGCGGAAAATCAAAAAGTATTTCGCTTGTAAATATTAAAAGCAAAAAACTTGTAAGCCCGAAATATCTCAGCTTCGGTCATGAAGTCGATACTATGATTTTGACTCCTAAAAAAAAGCTTGTCGTTGCTTTAAAAAACCAACAACTCTACACTGTTACTTTTGCCGATGCTGATGAACTGAAAATGTGTATACTGCGCAAAGACATTGTCGAAGCTTTTAACATAATTGATGCAGACCCGCGACTTCAAGGTACAAAAGAGCATAAAAAAGTTGAAACTTTTTATCAAAAACTCTATGCAAAAGCTTTTTCTCATCTTATAAACTCCAATAAAAATGAGCTGAAAAAAATTCTCCATATCCTGCAGCAGATAAACAGCAAAACAGATGATATTATGCTTTTGTTCAAAGCTCATAAAAATTATGCAAGCTTTGAACACTTTTACAGAGACAAAAAGTATGCTCTTGCCTACAAACTCAGTGAAAAGTTTGCACCCTTGCAGCATACCTCTGTCTATAAAAAAATGGAAGCTGATTTTAAAAAATCATATGTTTTTGCCCAAAAACAGATACTCATTGGCAATTTGGACAGAGCAAAAGAACTTTTGCTCCCGTACATAACAATTTTGTCAAAACGCCCGCTTATAAACCTTTTGCTCAGACAAAATGAAGATTTTTTACTATTTTTAAAAGCACTCCAATATAAAGAGTACAGGACAATTGACAGGCTTATTTCAAAAAATGAGGTTTTTAAGGATATTCCCGGATATTATGAACTGCAAAAATCACAAGAAATACTGTTGCAAAATATAAAAGATACAATTAACAGTGCCAAT
Encoded proteins:
- a CDS encoding CTP synthase translates to MTKFIFVTGGVLSSLGKGITAASIGTLLKHAGKNIGMLKIDPYINVDPGTMSPLEHGEVFVTKDGAETDLDIGNYERFLDKSFLKTSNFTTGQVYSSVIERERAGGYLGQTIQVVPHIVGEIVKRIKAAGEGHDILVVELGGTVGDIEGLPFMEAIRQMKHDDEVAGTFFVHVTLIPYIKAAGEMKSKPTQHSVQELRRIGITPQMIIARSENALPKTFKKKLAMSCDVAPDSVIEALDAASIYDVPMSFLRQNILKPISKELELGEIVPDMQEWDSLVKKIVQPKGKVVIGFVGKYLALKESYKSLTEALIHAGAHLDSRVEICWVDSEEIEERGAETLLNDCDGILVAGGFGSRGIEGKIQAIEYARVNKVPYLGICLGMQLTLVEYARNVLGLEGANSVEFDENTPHPMIYLIDNFLDQSGGMQLRTHQSPMGGTLRLGEYPCDTKEGSLLRQAYNGQKTIYERHRHRYEANPAYRQQLEDAGMIVTGESDGLIETVEIQGHPWFLGVQFHPEFTSRLQTPNPSILAFVNASLNAE
- the recJ gene encoding single-stranded-DNA-specific exonuclease RecJ; protein product: MLSNIPHLNKSDLFALLAQRFDKEDKKLSQIPNPQLLHDADKAAKKIAQAIRANKRITLVGDYDVDGVSSTAIVVEFFKQIPYPLEAIIPNRFTDGYGVNPTVLQRVDADLVITVDNGISAIEAADICKQRGIDLIITDHHTPGDVLPDAYAIVDPKLPACNYPFKEICGAQVAWLLLGLVKKELALSIDMKQFLDILAIAIIADIMPLVNINRTLVKEGLRLLMHSNRPASVIIRDFLNKSNITSEDIAFNIAPRINSAGRLEDASIALDFYTAPDTHTAYKQFELLGQLNTLRKETEAQTTQEALNAVNKNDRIIVVAGENWHEGVVGIVAARLVDKFGSPAIVLSIKDEEAKGSARSIGDVNIYELIKENEHLLTKFGGHKMAAGLGLHVKDTAAFREALNRSAQNIPDDDFIPKEQISGILNSEDIDTELLTLLEQFEPYGEANLRPTFLIKDAEVVSIKLMGADKSHSRIEVRQFPHQRETIELIAFRRVYEMPENKKITCSYSVTKNEFNGRVSAQLLVNKIF